The stretch of DNA AGCCCGGCTACCCGCAGCAGCCCGGGCCCTACGCCCAGCCCGGCCCCTACGGCGCGCCCGCCGCACCCGGCCCCTACGGCGCGCCCGCCGCACCCGGCCCCTACGGCGCGCCCGCCGCACCCGGCCCGTACGGGCAGCCACAGCAGCCGGGGCCGTACGGGCAGCAGCCCGGCTACGGCTACCCGCAGCAGCCGCACTTCGCGGGCGCGCCCGGCACCCCGCCCCCCGGCGGCACCGGCAGCCCGTTCAAGGGCCGGACCATGGCCATCATCGGCGCCGCGGTGGCCGCCGTGCTCGTCGCCGGTGTCACCGTCTGGGCCGTCAGCGGCGACGACGGCGACAAGAAGCCGGTCGCCGACGCGAGCGGCGACGCGAAGCCCTCGAACTCCGCCGCCTCCGACGCCCCGGTCAACCCCGGTGACGGCAGCGGCGACGGCAAGGGGGAGGCGGAGGACCTCAACGCGGGCCGCAAGTCCGGCGAGGCCAGGGTGCTCTGGTACAAGGAGGCGCCCGCCGCGCCCGGTGGCGGCGCCGAGGCCCCCGGTATGTGGATCACCGGCAAGACGGCGGTGAAGGCGGCGTACAAGCAGGTCTTCGCCTACAACGTCGGTGACGGCAGGCCCACCTGGGAACCGATCACGTTCCCGGAGAAGATCTGTGCGGTGACACCGCGGAAGACGGCCGACGACAAGGTGGTCGTGGCCTACATGAGCGGCAGCAGCGACCGCGCCAAGTGCAACCAGCTCCAGCAGATCGACCTGAACACCGGCGCGAAGGGCTGGACCATCAAGGTCGAGGACGGCGAGCTGTTCGACAGCACGCTCACCATCGAGATGACCGTGGCCGGCAAGACGCTGATGGTGGGCCGCTCGCAGTCGGGCACGGCGTACGACGTCGACAGCGGCAAGAAGCTCTTCGACAAGCGGCGCTACGGCCAGGCCTGCTTCCCCGGCGCCTTCGCGGGTGGTGCCCGGCTGATCTCCGTGGCGTCCTGCGGGGCCGGCGGTTCGAACGAGCACGACGAGGTGCAGGAGCTCGACCCCGCGACCGGCGCGGTCAGGTGGACCAAGAAGATCCCCAAGGACTGGTCGGTCGAGCGTGTCTACTCCGTCGACCCGGTGGTCGTGTACTCGGTGGACAAGGACAAGAAGCACTGGAACATCTCGACGCTGAGCGGCGGCGCCATCCGTTCCCAGGTGGACACCAAGTCGAACTTCAACGCCCAGTGCGGCTGGGCCATCCTCGCCCGTAACCTCCAGGGCTGCCAGGCCGTCGCCTCCGACGCCGACACTCTCTACCTGCCCACCGACGTCACCACCGGCGCCAACGAGATCGTCGCCCTCAACCTCGCCACCGGCAAGGAGAAGTGGCGCGTGAAGTCCCCGACGGACACCTCGATGATGCCACTCAAGGTGGAGGACGGGCAGCTCATCGTGTACGTCGAGCCGTCGTACGACGCGGGCGGCCAGATCGTGTCCGTGGCGACGGCGGGCTCGGCCCACACTCCGGTCAAGCTGCTCCAGAACCCGGAGGGCACCGCGTCGATCGAGAACGGCTTCTACTCGCGGGCCGTCGACTGGGTCGACGGACGCTTCTACCTCTCCACCACCCGGCTGCGCGGAAAGGCCGACACGAAGGAGAAGCTGATGCTCGCCTACGGCAAGTGAGCCCGGCCGGCCGCGCCACGCGCGGCCGGCGCCGCACGCCGTTCCGGCCACCCGGCTTCCCCGTCGTCCCGTCCCCTCCGCTTCCCCCGAGGTGCACCCGTCATGTCCCAGCCGCCCCCGCCGCCCAACCAGCCGCCGCAGCCCGGCGGCTTCGGCCCGCCGCGGGACCAGCAGCCGCAGCAGCCCGCACCACCTCCGCAGACGCCGCCCGCGGGCGGTCCGGACTTCGCCCAGTCCCCTCAGCCGGCGCCGGGTTACGGCTACCCGCAGGCACCGCAGGGCGCCCCGCAGACGCCGCCGCCCCCGGCCGGACCGCCGCAGCCCCAGTCCGGCTACGGCTACCCGGGCCTGCAGCCGAACCCCTACGCCCAGCCCCCCGCCGCGCAGCCGAACCCGTACGGCGCCCAGCAGCCCGGGTACGGCTATCCCGGCCAGCCGCCGACCGTGCCGGCGCAGCCGCAGGCCGGACAGCCGGGGGGCGGCCGGAAGATCAACGCCCAGGTGGTGATGATCGTCTCGACCGTCGTCGTGATCGCGCTGATCATCGGCACCGGCATCTGGTACTCGAACAGGTCCGACGGCGGCAAGCAGGACACCGCCAGTTCCAGCGGTGGCACCGGCGGCAAGGAAGACGACGGGAAGTCCGCCTCCGGCGGCACGGAGAAGGCGCCGTCCGACCCGGCCGCCAAGGTCCTCTACCAGGTGCCGATGCCCGAGGTGAGCGACCTGGTCACCACCACCGGCTCCTGGCTCACGGACAAGGCGTACGTCAAGAGTGGCGTCGCCGAGATCGTCGGCTACGACCGGGACAAGGGCACCAGGCTGTGGACGATCGAGTTGCCCGGCCCGGTGTGTGAGGCCAGCAAGCACGCCACCCCGGACGGCAGGACGGCGATCGTCCACGAGCCGGCCATGCCGACCAAGGACAAGCCCACGCACGGCTGCAGCCAGGTCGCGGCGATCGACCTCGACGCCGGCAAGAAGCTGTGGACGCAGACCGTCAAGTCCGGTGACCAGGCCATCAGGCTCGACAACGTCACCGTCAGCGGCGGCACGGTCGCCGTGGGCGGCACCAGCGGCGGCGCCGCCTTCGACATCGCGGACGGCAAGGCCCTGTGGGCCCCGAAGGCGGCCGACACCTGCTACGACGCCGGGTACGGCGGTGGCGCGAAGCTGGTCGCGGTGCGCAAGTGCGGCCAGTACGGGCAGCGTCAGCTGCACATCCAGACGATCGACCCGAAGTCCGGCAAGGTGAT from Streptomyces sp. 6-11-2 encodes:
- a CDS encoding PQQ-binding-like beta-propeller repeat protein, with the protein product MSQPPSQPPQGGFGAPQDQPQQPQDQPPQSGGFGPPQTPPAQGGFGAPQDPRQTTPPPPAQPPQAPPPPPAGPPQPGYPQQPGPYAQPGPYGAPAAPGPYGAPAAPGPYGAPAAPGPYGQPQQPGPYGQQPGYGYPQQPHFAGAPGTPPPGGTGSPFKGRTMAIIGAAVAAVLVAGVTVWAVSGDDGDKKPVADASGDAKPSNSAASDAPVNPGDGSGDGKGEAEDLNAGRKSGEARVLWYKEAPAAPGGGAEAPGMWITGKTAVKAAYKQVFAYNVGDGRPTWEPITFPEKICAVTPRKTADDKVVVAYMSGSSDRAKCNQLQQIDLNTGAKGWTIKVEDGELFDSTLTIEMTVAGKTLMVGRSQSGTAYDVDSGKKLFDKRRYGQACFPGAFAGGARLISVASCGAGGSNEHDEVQELDPATGAVRWTKKIPKDWSVERVYSVDPVVVYSVDKDKKHWNISTLSGGAIRSQVDTKSNFNAQCGWAILARNLQGCQAVASDADTLYLPTDVTTGANEIVALNLATGKEKWRVKSPTDTSMMPLKVEDGQLIVYVEPSYDAGGQIVSVATAGSAHTPVKLLQNPEGTASIENGFYSRAVDWVDGRFYLSTTRLRGKADTKEKLMLAYGK
- a CDS encoding PQQ-binding-like beta-propeller repeat protein, which encodes MSQPPPPPNQPPQPGGFGPPRDQQPQQPAPPPQTPPAGGPDFAQSPQPAPGYGYPQAPQGAPQTPPPPAGPPQPQSGYGYPGLQPNPYAQPPAAQPNPYGAQQPGYGYPGQPPTVPAQPQAGQPGGGRKINAQVVMIVSTVVVIALIIGTGIWYSNRSDGGKQDTASSSGGTGGKEDDGKSASGGTEKAPSDPAAKVLYQVPMPEVSDLVTTTGSWLTDKAYVKSGVAEIVGYDRDKGTRLWTIELPGPVCEASKHATPDGRTAIVHEPAMPTKDKPTHGCSQVAAIDLDAGKKLWTQTVKSGDQAIRLDNVTVSGGTVAVGGTSGGAAFDIADGKALWAPKAADTCYDAGYGGGAKLVAVRKCGQYGQRQLHIQTIDPKSGKVISEYKMSQGIEYAAIVSTDPLVVAADVGQSAGDGSGISDFFSIDNGTGKLRAHISAPGDTYAARCDGISRVEDCRGLAVGNDRLYVPTEDHDGSEEFRKTNEVVAFDLGTGKQTGQRADAGDGYHIYPLRMDGADVIAYKSPPYDKGGQIVSIDGGSFKQTKLLENPASRDVRDAETSMSPDRAEFLYSQGHLYMSSIYARKASSSSLGKDYLALAFGAGG